From a single Brassica napus cultivar Da-Ae chromosome C9, Da-Ae, whole genome shotgun sequence genomic region:
- the LOC106413751 gene encoding uncharacterized protein LOC106413751 produces the protein MGNCQAAEAATVLIHHPAENKVERIYWSVKASDVMRSNPGHYVAVVVTSPTLKNEKGSPLKQLKLLRPDDTLLIGHVYRLVSFEEVLNEFATKKCVKLGKLLKEGGGLELKKKKKPRKKTDQEMGRVNPNPNMDPDQKKDGANVNGEVDGDGVMRTSHGGGRGRGGGGWRPGLHSIPEFGSS, from the exons ATGGGGAATTGTCAAGCGGCGGAGGCAGCGACGGTATTGATCCATCACCCGGCGGAGAATAAGGTGGAGAGGATTTACTGGTCGGTGAAAGCAAGCGACGTCATGAGATCCAACCCTGGTCATTACGTAGCGGTGGTGGTGACGTCACCGACGTTAAAGAACGAGAAAGGATCGCCGTTGAAGCAGCTCAAGCTCCTTCGTCCTGACGACACTTTACTCATCGGACATGTTTACCGTCTCGTCAGCTTCGAAg agGTTTTGAACGAGTTTGCGACGAAGAAATGTGTAAAGCTTGGGAAGCTATTGAAAGAAGGAGGAGGGCTTgagttaaagaagaagaagaaacctagAAAGAAGACTGATCAGGAGATGGGTCGGGTCAACCCGAATCCGAATATGGATCCGGATCAAAAAAAAGATGGGGCTAAT GTTAACGGAGAAGTCGATGGAGACGGTGTTATGAGGACGAGTcacggaggaggaagaggaagaggtggTGGTGGGTGGAGGCCAGGTTTGCATAGCATTCCGGAGTTTGGATCCTCATGA
- the LOC106415664 gene encoding NADH dehydrogenase [ubiquinone] iron-sulfur protein 4, mitochondrial, whose protein sequence is MALRATQSTARMAATLRRVARPFSTDAVVESDYKRGEIGKVSGIPEEHLSRKVIIYSPARTATQQGSGKLGKWKIDFVSTLKWENPLMGWTSTGDPYANVGDSALSFDSEDAAKSFADRHGWDYTVKKPKTPLLKPKSYSDNFKWKGNPQPEK, encoded by the exons ATGGCGCTTCGTGCAACTCAATCGACTGCTCGTATGGCGGCGACGCTGCGTCGCGTAGCTAGGCCTTTCTCAACGGACGCGGTGGTGGAGTCGGATTACAAGCGTGGGGAGATCGGTAAGGTCTCGGGAATCCCAGAGGAGCATCTTTCCCGCAAG GTGATAATATACTCACCAGCTCGAACTGCGACCCAGCAAGGATCTGGCAAACTTGGCAAATGGAAGATCGACTTCGTCTCCACCTTAAA GTGGGAGAATCCGTTGATGGGATGGACCTCTACAGGTGACCCTTATGCCAACGTTGGTGACTCCGCTCTTTCTTTTGATTCTGAGGATGCTGCCAAGTCCTTTGCTGACCGTCATGGCTGGGATTATACT GTCAAGAAGCCCAAAACGCCACTGCTGAAG CCTAAGTCTTACTCGGACAACTTCAAGTGGAAAGGCAATCCTCAGCCTGAGAagtga
- the LOC106415662 gene encoding telomere repeat-binding factor 2-like: MGAPKQKWTPEEEAALKAGVLKHGTGKWRTILSDPHFSSVLKSRSNVDLKDKWRNISVTALWGSRKKAKLALKRALPPPPPKHDDDNNTRALTSPRTHASKKSITSLDKIILEAITNLKEPRGSDRTSIFIYVEENFKTPPNMKRHVAVRLKHLSSNGPLVKIKHKYRFSTNFTSAGARHKSPQLCLEGNNNSPRPKENGANILTKSRADGELFMIKGMTAQEAAETAARAVAEAEFAITEAEEAAKEADKAEAEAEAAQIYAKAAVKALKFRISNHTW, from the exons ATGGGTGCGCCAAAGCAGAAGTGGACACCGGAGGAAGAAGCAGCCCTTAAAGCTGGTGTTCTTAAGCATGGCACTGGCAAGTGGCGTACTATTCTCTCCGATCCTCACTTCAGCTCAGTTCTCAAGTCTCGCTCTAATGTCGATCTCAAG GACAAGTGGAGAAACATAAGTGTGACTGCGTTGTGGGGTTCACGGAAGAAGGCTAAACTCGCTCTTAAAAGGGctctccctcctcctcctcctaaaCATGATGATGATAACAACACTAGAGCTCTGACATCGCCACGAACTCATGCTTCAAAGAAATCAATTACAAG TTTGGACAAGATCATCTTGGAGGCAATTACCAACCTGAAGGAGCCACGCGGTTCTGACAGGACATCCATCTTTATCTATGTAGAG GAGAATTTCAAGACTCCGCCGAATATGAAAAGACACGTGGCTGTAAGATTAAAGCATCTATCATCAAATGGACCATTAGTCAAG ATAAAGCACAAGTACAGGTTCTCTACTAATTTCACTAGCGCAGGAGCAAGACACAAGTCTCCTCAACTCTGTTTAGAAGGAAACAACAACTCACCAAGACCCAAGGAGAACGGCGCCAACATTCTCACCAAGTCCAGAGCAGACGGAGAGTTATTCATGATAAAAGGCATGACAGCGCAAGAAGCTGCAGAAACCGCTGCCAGGGCAGTTGCAGAGGCAGAGTTTGCAATCACAGAGGCTGAAGAAGCAGCGAAAGAAGCAGACAAAGCAGAAGCCGAAGCTGAAGCTGCTCAAATATATGCAAAGGCAGCCGTGAAAGCTTTGAAGTTCAGGATCAGTAATCATACTTGGTAA
- the LOC106415663 gene encoding ADP-ribosylation factor-like protein 8b isoform X1, with amino-acid sequence MGLWDAFLNWLRSLFFKHEMELSLIGLQNAGKTSLVNVVATGGYSEDMIPTVGFNMRKVTKGSVTIKLWDLGGQPRFRSMWERYCRSVSAIVYVVDAADPDNLSVSKSELHDLLSKTSLNGIPLLVLGNKIDKPGALSKDDLTEEMELKSLTDREVCCFMISCKNSTNIDQVIDWLVKHSKSAS; translated from the exons atgggtTTGTGGGATGCTTTTCTCAATTGGCTTCGCAG CCTCTTCTTCAAGCACGAGATGGAGCTTTCATTGATTGGTCTTCAAAACGCAGGAAAGACCTCACTTGTTAACGTTGTCGCT ACCGGTGGATACAGTGAAGACATGATTCCTACGGTTGGTTTCAACATGAGGAAAGTGACAAAAGGGAGCGTCACCATCAAACTTTGGGATCTCGGTGGTCAACCTCGGTTCCGCAGCATGTGGGAACGCTACTGCCGTTCTGTTTCCGCCATTGTCTATGTAGTTGATGCTGCTGATCCTGACAACCTTAGCGTCTCGAAAAGCGAGCTCCATGATTTGTTGAGCAAGACGTCTCTTAATGGTATCCCTCTTCTTGTCCTTGGTAACAAAATCGACAAGCCTGGAGCTCTGTCTAAAGATGACTTAACCGAGGAGAT GGAGCTCAAGTCGCTTACGGATAGAGAAGTCTGTTGCTTCATGATATCTTGCAAGAACTCTACCAACATTGACCAAGTCATTGATTGGCTTGTTAAGCACTCCAAGTCAGCTAGCTAA
- the LOC106415663 gene encoding ADP-ribosylation factor-like protein 8b isoform X2: protein MIPTVGFNMRKVTKGSVTIKLWDLGGQPRFRSMWERYCRSVSAIVYVVDAADPDNLSVSKSELHDLLSKTSLNGIPLLVLGNKIDKPGALSKDDLTEEMELKSLTDREVCCFMISCKNSTNIDQVIDWLVKHSKSAS, encoded by the exons ATGATTCCTACGGTTGGTTTCAACATGAGGAAAGTGACAAAAGGGAGCGTCACCATCAAACTTTGGGATCTCGGTGGTCAACCTCGGTTCCGCAGCATGTGGGAACGCTACTGCCGTTCTGTTTCCGCCATTGTCTATGTAGTTGATGCTGCTGATCCTGACAACCTTAGCGTCTCGAAAAGCGAGCTCCATGATTTGTTGAGCAAGACGTCTCTTAATGGTATCCCTCTTCTTGTCCTTGGTAACAAAATCGACAAGCCTGGAGCTCTGTCTAAAGATGACTTAACCGAGGAGAT GGAGCTCAAGTCGCTTACGGATAGAGAAGTCTGTTGCTTCATGATATCTTGCAAGAACTCTACCAACATTGACCAAGTCATTGATTGGCTTGTTAAGCACTCCAAGTCAGCTAGCTAA
- the LOC106413277 gene encoding uncharacterized protein LOC106413277 gives MVVSNDSSSSGEEREALEVTPTPEVTPTPTPVTPLPPPASMETILARLALQEAAQKAAVDQITAISKIFAPIAANAKASTAQYRRHLFATERTTNVAPTWDNNNQSAGNDINVHTASELAALKQSVLDINLKIHQVTTSAPQIEHVLAESLRTPFTQKVTGVRLQKMEKLRHPTFKGLSDLSTHVTSFSIAMRCVNLTDEDKDAGFCKLFVETLEGPALTWFTGLRENSVDCFHDLSTASLKNYIMFTNKEATVSDLWNLTHVSGQSLRDFMEKISTDTRQNPSPTPSLARNFIRMEEDTRAKFVKEAAVKLRPARTNNTQPEPRQHSSGGNTTQKRGYFSSVGDEESPKSAAITREKGWNHWDRDSAPKQSSSSEPASSNSEEPKKWCLYHKRDSHDTKECKVLIGQFFDGITNGTIQMPTSPTTPKNTKSWSKNKEKKAHKSQKNTARARKEQALSALLSTTSAPPMIRQKTNTCVAGDE, from the exons ATGGTCGTTAGCAACGACAGTTCTTCGTCAGGCGAGGAGCGCGAAGCTCTCGAGGTGACGCCGACTCCAGAGGTAACACCTACGCCTACACCAGTAACTCCACTCCCCCCTCCTGCGTCTATGGAAACCATCCTGGCACGCCTCGCCCTACAAGAAGCGGCGCAGAAGGCAGCAGTTGACCAAATCACGGCGATATCAAAAATCTTTGCTCCTATCGCTGCAAACGCCAAAGCTTCAACGGCGCAATATCGTCGACACCTGTTCGCCACAGAACGAACCACCAACGTAGCACCTACGTGGGACAACAATAACCAAAGCGCCGGTAACGACATCAACGTGCACACCGCAAGCGAACTAGCCGCGTTGAAACAGTCGGTCCTCGACATCAATTTGAAGATCCACCAGGTGACGACATCCGCGCCCCAAATCGAGCATGTACTCGCGGAATCTCTTCGTACCCCCTTCACGCAAAAGGTTACCGGCGTGCGGCTCCAGAAGATGGAGAAACTCCGTCATCCAACATTCAAAGGTCTCTCTGACCTTTCTACTCACGTCACGTCTTTCAGCATAGCGATGCGATGCGTAAACCTGACCGACGAAGACAAAGACGCCGGCTTCTGCAAACTCttcgtcgaaaccctagaaggacCGGCCCTTACTTGGTTCACCGGCCTTAGAGAAAACTCCGTCGACTGTTTCCACGACCTCTCAACGGCTTCCCTTAAGAattatatcatgttcaccaacAAGGAAGCGACCGTGTCAGATTTGTGGAACCTCACTCACGTCAGCGGCCAAAGCCTCCGCGACTtcatggagaa GATCTCTACCGATACCCGACAAAATCCATCTCCGACGCCATCGCTCGCTCGCAACTTTAtccgcatggaagaagacacaaGAGCAAAATTCGTAAAAGAAGCAGCAGTGAAACTACGACCCGCCCGAACAAACAACACCCAACCCGAGCCCCGCCAGCACTCCTCCGGTGGAAACACCACTCAGAAGCGAGGCTACTTTAGCTCGGTCGGTGATGAGGAATCTCCAAAATCAGCAGCCATCACGCGAGAGAAAGGCTGGAACCACTGGGATCGAGACTCCGCTCCAAAGCAGTCAAGCTCATCCGAACCAGCGAGTTCAAACTCCGAGGAGCCAAAAAAATGGTGCCTCTACCACAAAAGGGATTCCCATGATACGAAGGAATGCAAGGTCCTCATCGGGCAGTTTTTCGACGGGATCACTAATGGGACAATCCAAATGCCCACGTCTCCTACGACACCGAAAAACACCAAAAGCTGGagtaagaacaaggagaagaaggcacatAAGTCTCAAAAGAACACGGCCCGAGCGAGGAAAGAGCAAGCCCTGAGCGCACTCCTGTCAACAACGTCGGCCCCGCCAATGATTCGTCAGAAGACGAACACCTGCGTCGCCGGCGACGAGTAG
- the LOC106413279 gene encoding uncharacterized protein LOC106413279, whose amino-acid sequence MPHNDPLLVDLDIGECLVAKVLIDTGSSVDLIFRDTLDKMGVDLRDMKLSSHTLTGFNGASEQMIGTIRLPVYAGGITRTVKFSVIRAKAPYNAILGTPWLHSMKAVPSTYHQCVMFPRKDGKTQTIRGDQQAARELLIATVKMKQQASLVNSVSKPLHKIYPQMEEVREVTIDESDPTKIIRLGVYLSDVICSRIISFIKDNASTFAWKTSDMKGIDPAVTSHELHVDPTFKPIRQKRRKLGPERSKAVNEEVDRLLDAGFITEVRYPVCREVQRLTGRIAALNRFISRSTDKCLPFYELLRGNKRFVWDEKCEEAFNQLKHYLTTPPVLSKPEAGDTLSLYIAVTSSAVSSVLIREDRGEHKPIFYTSKRMTEPETGYPTLKKMALAVVTSARKLRPYFQSHTIEVLSNQPLRTVLQNTNQSGRLTKWAMELSEHDIVYKNRTAAKSQVLADFLIELTPELEQDLILPSVNWILHVDGSSTSKGSGAGVQLQSPTGELIRQSFSFGFAASNNEAEYESLIAGLRLAKAVKAKRISAYCDSQLVVSQYLGDYDVPRGENVCADALAALGSKLHDQVKRTIPIHKIEKPSIDTKA is encoded by the exons ATGCCACATAACGATCCTCTCCTCGTCGACCTTGACATCGGTGAATGCCTAGTCGCAAAAGTCCTTATTGATACCGGCAGCTCAGTCGACCTCATCTTTCGCGACACACTCGACAAAATGGGAGTTGATTTAAGGGATATGAAGCTTTCCTCTCACACGCTCACCGGCTTCAACGGAGCCTCGGAGCAAATGATCGGGACAATTCGTCTTCCAGTATACGCAGGTGGTATAACCCGCACcgtcaagttctccgtcatccGTGCCAAAGCACCTTATAATGCCATACTCGGAACACCATGGCTGCATTCCATGAAAGCCGTTCCTTCGACTTATCATCAATGCGTCATGTTTCCCAGAAAAGACGGCAAAACACAGACGATTCGGGGAGATCAACAAGCTGCGAGAGAACTACTGATCGCAACTGTAAAGATGAAGCAACAGGCTTCCCTTGTCAACTCCGTCAGTAAACCACTCCACAAGATATACCCCCAAATGGAGGAAGTTCGCGAAGTCACAATCGATGAGTCCGACCCGACGAAAATCATCCGACTTGGCGTCTACCTATCCGACGTCATATGTTCaaggatcatctctttcatcaaagACAACGCCTCGACGTTCGCCTGGAAAACTTCCGACATGAAGGGGATCGACCCCGCAGTTACCTCCCATGAACTGCACGTCGACCCGACGTTCAAACCCATCCGACAGAAGCGACGAAAACTCGGTCCAGAACGATCTAAAGCCGTAAACGAAGAAGTCGACAGGCTCCTCGACGCGGGTTTCATTACCGAAGTCCGATACCCCGTATG CCGCGAAGTACAACGACTAACCGGACGCATAGCAGCTCTCAACAGGTTCATCTCGCGATCAACCGATAAGTGTCTTCCCTTCTACGAGCTACTAAGGGGCAATAAGAGGTTCGTCTGGGACGAAAAGTGCGAGGAGGCGttcaatcaactcaagcattaCCTCACAACCCCTCCAGTACTATCGAAGCCAGAAGCCGGCGACACATTGTCTCTCTACATAGCCGTCACATCCTCCGCCGTCAGCAGCGTGCTCATTCGAGAAGATCGGGGAGAACATaaaccaatcttttacacaagtaaaagaatgaccGAGCCGGAGACGGGATACCCAACACTCAAAAAGATGGCCTTAGCTGTCGTCACCTCGGCCAGGAAACTGCGACCCTACTTTCAATCGCACACGATTGAAGTACTGTCCAACCAACCACTCCGAACGGTTCTGCAGAATACTAACCAGTCAGGGCGGTTGACTAAATGGGCGATGGAGCTGAGCGAACATGACATCGTGTACAAAAATCGCACAGCAGCAAAGTCACAGGTCCTTGCCGACTTCTTGATCGAGTTAACACCAGAGCTGGAGCAAGACCTCATCCTACCAAGTGTAAACTGGATCCTTCACGTCGACGGTTCATCCACGAGTAAAGGGTCGGGAGCAGGAGTGCAACTGCAATCACCAACAGGAGAACTCATCCGGCAGTCATTCAGTTTTGGTTTTGCTGCgtcaaacaacgaagctgagTACGAATCCCTCATCGCAGGGCTCCGTCTCGCCAAGGCAGTGAAAGCCAAAAGAATCAGCGCTTATTGCGACTCTCAACTTGTCGTAAGCCAGTACCTCGGCGATTACGAC gttcctCGCGGAGAAAATGTCTGTGCCGACGCCCTCGCTGCTCTAGGAAGCAAGCTACACGATCAAGTCAAGAGGACAATCCCAATCCATAAAATCGAGAAACCGAGCATCGACACGAAGGCGTAG
- the LOC111209376 gene encoding meiosis-specific protein ASY2-like translates to MFSGEWSSDLPTVLPIRTKRLDIFPKDIQKQVSETKRMGTLPDLSAILAAQLGLTSGEGPSTAVPRTGEVPPSGARNAGKGKKRKRGGSRVEGSAEEASDVPPSDEPQKKKKKKKKKKRTKKPVDEQSENPEEPTEIEGGDVQEEELQPEEEASEAEISGERNDEEEVGEGEEAETSLNAACPDGSEEDSGESPLLIRRRNDEVGDEERSPILASSREGTLGPAPLVYVPEKCGEFLRQLRGRVKHLPAVKDLIFGSEYEEAARAKLLGDSATNVVIDKHDTAVKGALGKLELAKKEHAEREEASARQLNASRADVERLNGMVIRIIARRDELKAELEASRKVVRELERKNAELESEMVSLAASHEREMRRLRDSRILEVTRERGRVEAELAAKANRRFAKIRSREERRGPYEEARLLHSQAFGTRKCLEALKRAGSDISQATIEIFAEQEKKYEQEAEKLKVGEIPEGDLTLSPLVLDSQFVDARILASLDPYGSNAGLIDPETAASLHVPPTHPTEERREDPTPLLEGPLADPEIVPRSDEVHVSPAARESSVRASELSALNDRESDWED, encoded by the exons ATGTTTTCAGGAGAGTGGAGCTCTGATCTTCCGACTGTTCTTCCTATTCGCACCAAGCGACTAGACATCTTCCCGAAGGACATCCAGAAGCAAGTTTCTGAAACAAAGAGGATGGGAACTCTTCCTGATTTGAGCGCGATATTAGCCGCCCAGCTGGGACTGACCAGCGGGGAAGGACCCTCGACGGCGGTTCCTCGCACTGGTGAGGTTCCCCCTTCTGGTGCTAGAAACGCGGGGAAGGGTAAAAAAAGGAAGAGGGGCGGCTCGAGAGTCGAGGGGAGCGCCGAGGAGGCGAGCGACGTTCCTCCTTCTGACGAGccccagaagaagaagaagaagaagaagaagaagaagaggacaaaGAAGCCCGTTGACGAGCAGTCGGAGAATCCCGAAGAACCGACTGAGATTGAGGGGGGTGatgttcaagaagaagaacttcAACCCGAAGAGGAGGCTTCTGAGGCTGAAATCTCGGGAGAACGGAACGATGAGGAGGAAGTTGGTGAAGGGGAGGAAGCTGAAACTTCTCTTAATGCCGCATGTCCGGACGGTTCTGAAGAAGACAGCGGAGAGTCGCCGCTTTTGATCAGGAGGCGTAACGATGAGGTTGGCGACGAGGAGCGATCTCCTATTCTGGCGTCTTCTCGCGAGGGAACTCTG GGACCGGCCCCTCTAGTGTACGTTCCCGAGAAGTGCGGAGAGTTCCTTCGCCAACTAAGGGGGAGGGTGAAACATTTGCCCGCTGTGAAGGACCTCATCTTCGGGAGTGAATATGAGGAAGCTGCGAGGGCCAAGCTGCTG GGGGATAGCGCGACGAACGTCGTGATTGATAAGCACGACACTGCCGTGAAGGGAGCTTTGGGCAAACTCGAGCTGGCTAAGAAGGAGCACGCGGAGAGAGAGGAAGCTTCTGCTCGCCAGCTGAATGCATCGAGGGCTGACGTCGAGAGGCTTAACGGGATGGTTATTCGCATTATTGCTCGAAGAGACGAGCTCAAAGCCGAGTTGGAGGCATCCCGAAAAGTCGTCCGTGAGCTTGAGCGGAAGAACGCCGAGCTTGAGAGCGAGATGGTTTCGCTCGCTGCGTCTCATGAAAGAGAGATGAGGCGCCTTAGAGATTCCAGAATCCTGGAAGTGACGAGGGAAAGAGGAAGAGTTGAGGCCGAGTTGGCCGCAAAAGCTAATCGTCGCTTCGCTAAGATTCGTTCCCGAGAAGAGCGACGAGGTCCCTACGAGGAGGCCCGGTTGCTTCATAGCCAAGCCTTCGGAACCAGGAAATGCCTTGAGGCCTTAAAGAGGGCTGGGAGCGATATCTCGCAAGCCACTATCGAGATATTCGCCGAGCAAGAAAAGAAATACGAGCAGGAAGCCGAGAAGCTCAAGGTGGGCGAGATACCCGAGGGAGATCTCACACTTTCTCCTCTTGTATTAGACTCTCAGTTTGTGGATGCTCGAATCTTGGCGAGTCTCGATCCGTACGGGTCCAACGCCGGCTTGATCGATCCGGAGACTGCAGCGAGTCTTCACGTTCCGCCTACTCATCCGACTGAAGAGCGACGTGAAGACCCGACGCCTCTTCTTGAAGGTCCTTTGGCTGATCCAGAGATCGTCCCGAGATCAGACGAAGTGCATGTTTCTCCGGCTGCTCGTGAGTCGAGCGTCAGGGCTTCGGAGCTCTCCGCCCTCAACGATCGTGAAAGCGACTGGGAGGACTAG
- the LOC106416103 gene encoding mitochondrial outer membrane protein porin 2-like, with protein sequence MSKGPGLFADIGKKAKDLLTRDYNTDQKFSISTYTASGVSLTSTALKKGGVHAADVTSQYKYKNAVFDFKIDTDSTILTTVTFTEILPSTKAIASFKVPDNSSGKLEVQYFHDHATVTAAAALKQNPLIDITATLGTPVISFGAEAGYDTSSKTFTKYNAGISVTKPDACASIILGDKGDSIKASYLHHLDESKRSAAVGEVYRKFSTNENTITVGGLYAIDHTTTVKAKLNNNGKLGALLQHEVVPKSLVTVSSEIDTKALDKHPRFGLSLVLKP encoded by the exons ATGAGCAAAGGTCCAGGTCTATTCGCTGATATCGGCAAGAAAGCCAAAG ATCTGTTGACGAGAGACTACAACACCGATCAGAAATTCAGCATCTCCACATACACTGCCTCCGGCGTG TCCCTTACGTCGACTGCTCTGAAGAAAGGAGGAGTGCATGCTGCTGACGTTACCTCCCAATACAAGTACAAGAATGCCGTCTTCGATTTCAAAATCGACACTGATTCTACT ATTTTGACAACAGTCACATTCACCGAGATTCTCCCATCGACCAAAGCCATTGCCTCCTTCAAAGTCCCTGACAACAGCTCTGGCAAG CTCGAGGTTCAATACTTCCACGACCACGCAACTGTTACCGCTGCTGCAGCTTTGAAGCAGAACCCGTTGATCGACATAACAGCCACTCTAGGCACACCAGTCATCTCATTTGGTGCTGAAGCTGGATACGACACATCCTCCAAaactttcaccaagtacaacgCCGGAATCAGTGTGACCAAACCAGATGCATGTGCTTCCATAATACT GGGAGACAAAGGAGACTCGATCAAAGCATCTTACCTTCATCACCTTGACGAATCTAAGAGAAGCGCAGCAGTTGGTGAGGTTTACAGGAAGTTCTCTACTAATGAAAACACGATAACGGTTGGTGGGTTATACGCGATTGATCACACGACTACAGTGAAAGCTAAGCTCAACAACAATGGCAAACTCGGTGCTCTGCTTCAGCACGAGGTTGTTCCCAAATCACTAGTGACTGTTTCCAGTGAGATCGACACTAAGGCGTTAGACAAGCATCCAAGGTTTGGTCTTTCTCTTGTTCTCAAACCTTGA
- the LOC106413984 gene encoding zinc finger protein AZF1-like, whose amino-acid sequence MALETLNSPTSATAAARPFLRYREEMEPENLEQWAKRKRTKRQRFDHNQEKTPSEEEYLALCLLMLARGSTVKSPPPPSLPSSDHRGYKCTVCGKSFSSYQALGGHKTSHRKPVNTNNGPSAQEPSNKTHGNSNGGSIVINGNGVSQSGKTHTCSICFKSFSSGQALGGHKRCHYDGGNNGNGSSSNSVEVIGGSDVSDVDDERSSEQSAIGGHRGFDLNLPADQVTVVIS is encoded by the coding sequence atggcTCTTGAGACTCTCAACTCTCCTACTTCCGCCACCGCCGCCGCTCGGCCTTTTCTCCGGTATCGCGAAGAAATGGAGCCGGAGAATCTGGAGCAGTGGGCTAAAAGAAAACGTACCAAACGTCAACGTTTTGATCACAATCAAGAAAAGACTCCTTCCGAAGAAGAGTATCTAGCTCTTTGTCTCCTCATGCTTGCTCGTGGCTCCACCGTAAAATCTCCTCCTCCGCCGTCTCTCCCGTCGTCGGATCACCGTGGTTACAAGTGCACGGTCTGTGGAAAGTCTTTTTCCTCTTACCAAGCCTTAGGTGGACACAAGACCAGTCACCGGAAACCGGTAAACACTAATAACGGTCCCAGTGCCCAAGAGCCGTCTAATAAGACTCACGGTAACAGTAACGGCGGTTCCATTGTTATTAACGGTAACGGTGTAAGTCAGAGCGGAAAGACTCATACATGTTCTATATGTTTCAAGTCGTTTTCGTCTGGTCAAGCCTTAGGTGGACACAAACGATGTCACTATGACGGTGGCAATAACGGTAACGGCAGTAGCAGCAACAGCGTTGAAGTCATCGGTGGTAGTGACGTCAGCGATGTAGACGATGAAAGATCTTCGGAACAAAGCGCTATAGGCGGCCACCGTGGATTTGACTTAAATTTACCGGCTGATCAAGTCACGGTGGTGATTTCTTAA